The following coding sequences lie in one Globicephala melas chromosome 15, mGloMel1.2, whole genome shotgun sequence genomic window:
- the OPRL1 gene encoding nociceptin receptor isoform X6, which produces MKTATNIYIFNLALADTLVLLTLPFQGTDVLLGFWPFGNALCKTVIAIDYYNMFTSTFTLTAMSVDRYIAICHPIRALDVRTSSKAQAVNVAIWALASVVGVPVAIMGSAQVEDEEIECLVEIPTPQDYWGPVFAICIFLFSFIMPVLIISVCYSLMIRRLRGVRLLSGSREKDRNLRRITRLVLVVVAVFVGCWTPVQVFVLVQGLGVQPGSETVVAILRFCTALGYVNSCLNPILYAFLDENFKACFRKFCCAPTLRREMQVSDRVRSIAKDVAHARKTSEMVPRPA; this is translated from the exons ATGAAGACAGCTACcaacatttacatctttaactTGGCCCTGGCGGACACTCTGGTGCTGCTGACCCTGCCCTTCCAGGGCACAGATGTCCTCCTGGGCTTCTGGCCATTTGGGAACGCCCTGTGCAAGACGGTCATCGCCATTGACTATTACAACATGTTCACCAGCACCTTCACGCTGACTGCCATGAGCGTGGACCGCTACATAGCCATCTGCCACCCCATCCGTGCCCTTGACGTCCGGACATCCAGCAAGGCCCAGGCTGTCAATGTGGCCATCTGGGCCCTGGCCTCTGTTGTCGGCGTTCCCGTTGCCATCATGGGCTCGGCACAGGTTGAGGATGAAG AGATTGAGTGCCTGGTGGAGATCCCCACCCCGCAGGACTACTGGGGCCCCGTGTTTGCCATCTgcatcttcctcttctccttcatcaTGCCTGTGCTCATCATCTCCGTCTGCTACAGCCTGATGATCCGGCGGCTGCGAGGCGTCCGCCTGCTCTCAGGCTCCCGCGAGAAGGACCGGAACCTGCGGCGCATCACGCgtctggtgctggtggtggtggctgTGTTCGTGGGCTGCTGGACGCCCGTGCAGGTCTTCGTGCTGGTCCAGGGGCTGGGCGTGCAGCCGGGCAGTGAGACTGTGGTGGCCATCCTGCGTTTCTGCACGGCCCTCGGCTACGTCAACAGCTGCCTCAACCCCATCCTCTACGCCTTCCTGGACGAGAACTTCAAGGCCTGCTTCCGCAAGTTCTGCTGCGCGCCCACCCTGCGCCGGGAGATGCAGGTGTCAGACCGCGTGCGCAGCATCGCCAAGGATGTGGCTCATGCTCGCAAGACCTCTGAGATGGTGCCACGGCCGGCATGA
- the NPBWR2 gene encoding LOW QUALITY PROTEIN: neuropeptides B/W receptor type 2 (The sequence of the model RefSeq protein was modified relative to this genomic sequence to represent the inferred CDS: inserted 4 bases in 2 codons; substituted 1 base at 1 genomic stop codon), producing MEATGPESPDSRGFPLPGTTGAGLSWDNGTRHSVTLPEPLPALHVFLPVVYAAICAVRLMGNAAAICVILRAPRMKTVTHAFTLNLAIATXLFTPVLPTNIAKHVLQRWPFGELLCKLVLATDRCNIFSSVYFPAAMSMDRYLVVPAMVRPRRTPRHTVRGAEIPSLCTWLGVTVTMLPFFTFAGVYSNELQVTSCGLSCPRPERAWFQAISIYTPVLGLAVPTGTLYVLYVXRLQALRLYSGAKALDKAKRKVSLQVLAVLAVGLLCWTPFHLASVVALTTDLPQTPLVIIISYVVTSLGYTSSCLNPVLXAFPDHSFWRSLCTTFQCPGA from the exons ATGGAGGCCACGGGGCCGGAGAGCCCGGACAGCCGAGGCTTCCCCTTGCCAGGCACAACGGGCGCCGGCCTCTCTTGGGACAACGGCACCAGACACAGCGTCACACTCCCTGAGCCGCTGCCGGCTCTTCACGTGTTCCTGCCAGTGGTGTACGCTGCTATCTGCGCCGTGCGGCTAATGGGCAACGCGGCCGCCATCTGTGTGATCCTGAGAGCGCCCAGGATGAAGACGGTGACCCACGCGTTCACCCTGAACCTGGCCATCGCGAC ACTCTTCACACCGGTGCTGCCCACCAACATCGCCAAGCACGTGCTGCAGCGCTGGCCCTTTGGGGAGCTGCTCTGCAAGCTGGTGCTGGCCACCGACCGCTGCAACATCTTCTCCAGCGTCTACTTCCCGGCCGCCATGAGCATGGACCGCTACCTGGTGGTGCCGGCCATGGTGCGGCCCCGCCGCACGCCCCGGCACACTGTCCGCGGGGCTGAGATCCCCAGCCTGTGCACCTGGCTGGGTGTCACTGTCACAATGCTGCCCTTCTTCACCTTCGCCGGGGTCTACAGCAATGAGCTACAGGTCACGAGCTGCGGGCTGAGCTGCCCACGGCCTGAGCGGGCCTGGTTCCAGGCAATCAGCATCTACACGCCGGTGCTGGGCTTGGCGGTGCCCACGGGCACCCTCTATGTTCTCTACGT GAGGCTGCAGGCCCTGCGGCTCTACTCCGGAGCCAAGGCTCTGGACAAGGCCAAGCGGAAGGTGAGTCTCCAGGTCCTGGCTGTGCTGGCCGTGGGCCTGCTCTGCTGGACGCCCTTCCACCTGGCCTCAGTCGTGGCCCTGACCACAGACCTGCCCCAGACGCCACTGGTCATCATCATCTCCTATGTCGTCACCAGCCTCGGCTACACCAGCTCCTGCCTCAACCCCGTCCTCTAGGCCTTCCCGGACCACAGCTTCTGGAGGAGCCTCTGCACCACGTTCCAGTGCCCGGGGGCATAA